Proteins encoded in a region of the Polyangium spumosum genome:
- a CDS encoding SIR2 family protein, whose product MSTIDSTVSSFLQFQFEHGRVVLFTGSGFSWGATDSEGNRLPIGPALAREIWDICFPGEAFDNESTLQDLFQTALVKHRSALMALLQRRLRVAPSSLPDYYRTWLSMPWRRYYTLNVDDLESAATRRFELPRGFRSMSGILKYNSPTEERAKSASQPLLEVVHLNGMIDDAPDGVTFSTMQYAERMTTQEPWYARMVADLLSYPVVFVGTPLDESLLWQHIEFRGEKGRRGLSELRPRSFLISPKLSRARQSLLKQFNVEWVSCTAEQFAGEVLDKMHTSILPGLKALGVQLAGIKSGISQIVDVGAIIARTRPASPSAFLLGDEPKWSDLTAGRAIERSVDVEMLEHCRDAVARDRRDGAGKLKPGPLLLLTGTAGSGKSTSLIRLAIKLSAAGNAVHWVDSDVDVSPRDIKKFCLDESRKKILFIDDADRYGSELAPLICDAFSTEATQLVVVAVRSSKVDRVLNPARLQGIAERVNANETAPS is encoded by the coding sequence ATGAGCACAATCGATTCCACTGTGTCCTCGTTTCTTCAGTTTCAATTCGAGCATGGTCGCGTTGTGCTGTTCACTGGGTCTGGCTTTTCGTGGGGCGCAACAGACTCCGAAGGAAACAGGCTTCCTATCGGACCGGCTCTGGCGCGCGAAATATGGGACATTTGCTTTCCCGGCGAAGCGTTCGATAACGAGAGCACTCTACAGGATCTTTTTCAAACAGCGCTCGTAAAGCACCGTTCCGCTCTTATGGCGCTATTGCAGCGTCGACTAAGGGTCGCACCGAGTTCTTTGCCGGACTACTATCGCACGTGGCTATCGATGCCGTGGCGTCGCTACTACACTCTCAACGTCGATGATCTCGAATCCGCGGCAACAAGAAGATTCGAACTTCCTCGTGGGTTTCGATCCATGTCGGGAATACTGAAATACAACTCTCCGACGGAAGAGCGCGCAAAATCAGCCTCGCAACCCTTGTTGGAGGTAGTCCATCTCAACGGCATGATCGATGATGCGCCAGACGGTGTTACATTCTCTACGATGCAATATGCGGAGCGGATGACCACTCAAGAGCCCTGGTATGCCCGCATGGTTGCTGACCTGCTGTCATATCCCGTCGTATTTGTAGGGACACCTCTTGATGAATCGTTGCTCTGGCAACACATCGAATTCAGAGGTGAGAAGGGACGCCGTGGGCTAAGTGAACTACGGCCGAGGTCGTTTCTAATTTCTCCGAAATTGAGTCGCGCTCGCCAGTCGCTGCTCAAGCAATTCAACGTTGAATGGGTGTCGTGCACAGCCGAGCAGTTTGCGGGCGAAGTGCTCGACAAAATGCACACCTCGATTCTGCCCGGGCTTAAGGCTCTAGGAGTTCAGCTCGCGGGGATCAAGAGCGGCATCTCGCAGATTGTCGATGTAGGAGCGATCATTGCGAGGACTCGCCCCGCTAGTCCGTCAGCCTTTTTGCTTGGAGATGAGCCGAAGTGGAGCGATCTGACAGCAGGTAGGGCCATCGAGCGCTCAGTTGACGTGGAGATGTTGGAGCACTGTCGAGATGCTGTGGCGAGAGATCGCAGGGACGGTGCTGGGAAACTAAAGCCCGGCCCTTTGCTACTGCTCACCGGAACCGCCGGGTCGGGCAAGAGCACCAGCCTAATTCGGCTGGCAATTAAACTGTCTGCCGCGGGCAATGCAGTGCATTGGGTGGATTCGGATGTCGACGTGTCGCCCCGTGACATCAAAAAATTCTGCCTCGACGAATCTCGTAAAAAGATTCTTTTTATTGACGACGCGGATCGCTATGGGTCAGAGCTCGCCCCGCTCATC